A region of the Myxococcota bacterium genome:
TTCGTGCACCTCGATGCACAGGGCCACGGCCCCCGCATGCTGGGGTTCGGCGGCGAGGACGATGTCGAGCAGGTGGAGCGCCGCCTCGCGCTCACCACCCGAGGCCTTCTTCCGGGCCCGCTCGACCACCGCGTCGGCTCCCGCGAGTTCCAGCAGGTCGCGGAAGACCGCCGACTGGGGCACGCCGTAGAGCTCCGTCGTCGACGCGTGCTTGAACCAACCCGCGTAGTTCTCCCAGATCGCGCGCACGCTCCACGAGACCATCCCGTAGCCCTGCCCCACCTCGCATTCGGGCGGCAGCGTGATCTCCTGCTGGAGGGTCGCGAGATCCTTGCCCTGGTTCATGCCCTTCACGACCGCGTCGTGGACGTGCTGGATGGCGTCGCGAATCGCCGTCACCTCGCGCTGGATCAGCTCGGCCCCGACGACCGGCGCGTGGTGGCCGTAGAGGATGGCTTCGGGCTCCAGGTCGAGGACGGTCTGGGCCGCCTCGGCGCAGGTGAGCGCGTCGCGGTAGCGGTCGCCGCGGATCGTCACGAGGTTCGGGAAGTGCCCGAAGGGACACCCGAAGAGATTCCCCGTGAAGCACAGCCGCGACTCCGGCAGCCAAACGATCAACGAGTCGTTGGTCTCGGCGCCCATTTGTCCGATCAGCACGATCTCGACACCGCCGAGCGTCAGCGTGTGGCGGTCTTCGAAGAGTACGTCGGCGGTCGGGGTGTCCTGGGGGTTCAGGTCGGTGTAGCCGGCCTCGGCGTAGGCCTGGAACACCTTCGGGAAGGTGTCGGCGAACCGGAAGGCGGAGCGCGCCTGGCGAAACCGCGTCAGTCGCCGGTCGTAGGACTGATGCTCCGGGTTGTTCGCGTGGGCCACGTACTGGAGCCCCGGGTTGCGGTCGCGGAAGAACTGGACGCCGCCGACGTGGTCGACGTGGCCCTGGGTCGTCACCACGTACCGGAGCTTGCCGTCGATCTCGCCGGCGAGTTCGCGGAAGTTGTGGTGGTGCACCGGCGCCTCGAACCCCATGCCGGTGTTGATCAGCACGTTCCCCTCGGACGTCTCGATCAGGTAGGTGTTCGAGTTGCCCTCGGACATCGACACGGAATCGTTGAAGCGGGTGCACCAGCCGAAGCGGGCCGCCTCGGGACCGGTCGGTCGACTCTTGTAGAGGGGCTCGCCTCGTTCGCTCATTCGGACTCCTATCTCGCCATGCCGGAACGCCGCGGGCGTCCGGCGCTACATCACCGAGTAGCCGCCGTCGACGTTGAGGGTCTGACCGGTGATGAAGCGAGCCGCCGGGCTCGCCAGGAACAAGAAGGTCGGCGCGACGTCGCCGGGCACGCCCCAGCGCGCCATCGGCACCCGCGCCAGTTCGGCGGACTCGATCGCCTCCATGCCCTTCGCCTTCATCACCGAGGTCATGTTCGTATCGATCAGACCGGGCGCGACGGCGTTCACGCGCACGTTCTCGCGCGCCCAGGCGACGCCCAGGTTCAGGGTCATCTGCACGATCCCCGCCTTCGCGGCGCCGTAGCCGGGTACCAGCGGCACGGCGCGAAACGCCGACATGCTCGCGCAGTTCACGACGCTGCCCCCACCCTCGAGCGCGCTCTTCGCGAGCAGGGGCTTCGCGCCGACGGCCAGGCGAAAGCCGCTGACCAGGTGCATCTGCAGGGCCTCGGCGAAGGTCTCGGGCTTCCACTCGTCCTTCGCCACGAGGTTCGCACCCGCGTTGTTCACGAGCACGTCGAGACGATCGAGGCCGCCGACGAGGGCGTCGAGGGACGCCGCGTTCGTCATCTCCGCGGACGCGTACTCGAAGCGCGACAGATCGCGGTCGTAGTCGCTCGCTGCGGCCTTGCGGCCGGTGACGAGCACTTCGGCTCCGGCGTCGGCGAAAGCGCTCGCCACCCCGTAGCCAATGCCCGAGGTGCCGCCCGTGACGAGCACCCGGCAGCCGGCGAAGTCGAACCGAACCGCGTCCATCCCTGGATCCCTCTCCTGGCTCCCTTCCCGATCCGCCCGGGCCGCGTCCGTGTCAGACGTGGGGATTCTGGTAGAGCTCGACCATCATGCCACCCTGCTCGGCCGGCCCCTCGAGATAGGCCCAGGCAATGTCGGCCGCGGGAAAGGCGTGAGACCACACGACCGAGAAGCCCTTCGACTCGAGCTTCTCCTGGGCGCTGGCGAGATCTTCGATCTTGAAGCGGACGTGGTGCACGCCCTCTCCGCCGCGGTCGAGGGCTTCCTTGTGGGGGCTGTCGCCCGACACCCACTCGATCAGCTCCACTTCGAGATCGCCCGAGCGCCCGAAGCCCATCCGCAGCTTCACGTCCGACGAGCGGCCGCGGTAGTTCGTGCCCTCGAGGTCGCTGTCCATCGTCTGGAAAGGGCCGAAGAGCGGTCCGAACGACTGGAGCGCCTTCTCGAGATCGCGCACCACGTAGCCCACCTGGTCGATGGGCGGCAGTCCGAGTTCGGCGGCGAGCGAGGCAGCGTCCATGGGCATCTCCTGGCGGGCGCCCATCATAGACGGGTCGTCGCGTCGACGCGCGAAGAACCCGTCCCGTCGGCAGGAAGGACCGGAAGTCCGGGGAAGGTCAGGCGCTCGTTAGAACTGGCCGGGCCGCAGTACCGCGTCGGAGCCGCCGTCTGCCCACATCACCGAACCGTGCACGTAGGACGCGGCGTCGCTCAGCAAGAAGCAGATCACCTGGGCGATCTCTTCGGGCTGGGCCGGACGTCCGAGCGGGATCGGAATGTCCCCCACGAACTTGCCGAGCACCGGGTGATCCGCGGAGCCCCGAAACAGCGGTGTCTCGGTGGTGCCCGGCGCAATCGCGTTGAGTCGTACGCCCGCCTCGCCCCAGGCGGCAGCGCGCTGCCGCACCGCGCGCGCGACCGCGTGCTTCGACATCGGGTAGGCGGCCGCGGCCGTCCCGCCCGGCAGCTCCTTCACTGCGCGCTCCTCGTCGCCGGCAAGCATCGCCTGGACGAAAGGGTGCTCGTCGGGGGAACCCAACTGGGCCGAGTTCGAGGAGACCACGACCGCCGCCGCGCCGGGCTGACCCTCGAGTGACTCGGCCAGACCGTCGAGCACAGCGAGCGCCCCGAAGTAGTTCACGCGCGGGACCAGATCGCCTTGCTCGATGTGCCCACCCACGCCGGCCGCCACCACGAGCTTCTGGATGCCGTCGGGGGTGGCCTCGCGAACGCCGGCGACGGCCGCCTCGCGCCCCTCGGGCGTCGAGACGTCGGCGACGACCTCTGCGTCGCGCAGGTCGACCCCGACGACACGCATGCCATCGGCCTCGAGCAGCGCGCGGACGGCTTTGCCGATCCCCGATGCCGAACCCGTCACGACCGCCACGCTCATCCCGCCGGTACCTCCACTTCCTGAAACTGTTCCCCCACCCACCGGTACTTCGGCGCGATGTAAGCCACCCAGCCGGCGAGGGCGACCGCGACCGGCAGCTTCGGCAGCAACGCGAAGGCCGCGATCCAGGCCGCAATGAATCCGATCCAACGCAGCCCTGCGTAGAGGATGTGTTTCGGCGAGCGGAAGCCACGCGGCCCCAGGAACCAGCCGTTCGCCATCAACAACGACGAGAACAGCGGCCAGGGGATCCCCCTCGAATCGAGGGGCGGGTCGGTGTCCAGCGCGGCGTCGCCCTGGGTCCCGTCGCCCGCGAGGGCCTGCTCGAGGCGAGACCACACGTACTCGGCCGTGGGTCGCTCGGTGGCGCCGCCCATGTTCTGGTGGGTCGGGACGCCACGCCAGCGATAGAGCACGCGGCCCCCCGCTCCGACGGCCAGGACACCGGGCTGGAAGTAGCCGTTCGGGTGGGTGACTTCGAAGTCGGCGTCCGAGGCGGCGACGCTCCTCTCGAGGAACTCGATGCGCTCGTTCACGAACAGATCCACCCAGCCCCGTTCGCGACAGGTCTCGGCGATCTCGTGGTGGGGATCACCGACGGTTTCGAAATCGAGCTCCCAGTCCGTCCGGGCGCGGGCGCTCAGCCCCTGCGGTTCACTCGAAACCGCGTAGATCTCGCCGCCCGCGGCACGCACCTTCGCGGCCACCCCTTCCTTCACGTAGCCCCGCAACTCGGAGCGACAGGGCGGTCACCAGAAACCGCGATAGAAGACGAGCACCACGAAGGCGTGCTGCGAGAGCGCGCGGTCGAGCCAGCTGCGCCGCGCGCCCGGCGGCGGGTCGAGCTCGGCCTGGGGCGAGCCGCTGACCGGAGCCGCGTCGTCGGCCAGCTGCACTTCGTAGCCGGCGTCGCTCGGCGTGACGCGGAAGGACTGCTGCTCACAGCGATCGCCGCCACACAACACGAGACGCAGCTCGCGCGCGCCGGCACTGGCCAGTGCGGCGTCGGGGTCGAGGATCCCGGTCACCTCGAAATCGAGGTCCTGGGTGCCGTTCCACCAGGCGAGCGCCGCTTCGACTTCGGCGGCGAGCCCATCGGGAATCGTGGCTTGGACTTGGGCCATGAGGCCTCCGGGTTCGGGCGCGAAGTTACTTGGCGCGGCTCGCGAGAATTCCGAGCAGGCGCAGGGTCTCGTCCGGGTCCATCCGGCCCACCGGCGAGCTTCCGTACATCGAGGCCATCACGCGCCCTTTCTGGGTCAGGATGAACTCGCTCGGCTGAATGTGATCGCGGCGCTCTTCCCACCAGGCGCCGATGCGGTCGCCGACGTCCCGCGTCACGCCGTACCCGACCGGGTAGCCGAGATCGGCCGCCACCTTGGCCGTGTCGTCTTCGGAGTCGACCGTCGCGGCGAAGAGGCTGGTTCCGAGCTTCGAGAACGCATCCCGGCGTTCTTCATAGCCGGCGAGCAGCCGGCGACAGAATGGTCACCAATGGCCGCGATAGAAGAGGACCACCGCGTACGGCGTCTCGATGTCGTCGGGCAGGGTCACCGACCCACCCCCGACGAGCGACAGGGTCACGCTCGGGAAGGTGTCCAGCAGATTCAGTTTCTCGGCCATGGCGGGCTCCCGGCGGGGCGCGAAGTCCACAGAGTGGGTGCTTCGTCCGGGAACGGCAAGCCAAAACCAGGCGTCGTTCAGCCCTCGGCCGCGATGGCGTTGAGGGCCGAGCCGGCGCGAAACCAGACGAGTTCAGCCGATGTGTAGGAGTGCTCGAGGAGGATCTCGGTGGTCGTCCCGTCGGCATGACGAATGCGCCCCTCCACCGGCGCGCCCTCCCCGAGCGTGGCCAGCCCGGTCAGGTCGATGCGGTCGTCGCGACCCACCCGGTCGTAGTGGGCCGGATCGCGGAAGGTCAGCGCCAGGATCCCCTGCTTCTTGAGGTTCGATTCATGGATCCGGGCGAAGCCCCGGGCGATCACGGCCGCGCACCCCAGCAACCGCGGCGAGAGCGCGGCGTGCTCGCGACTGCTGCCCTCCCCGTAGTTCGCGTCGCCGACGATCACCCAGCGCAGGCCTTCGGCCTGCCAGGCCCGCGCCTGGCGCGCGACGCCTTTGCGCGTCGTCCCGAGGAAGGCGTCGATCGCTCCACTCAGCAGGTTCTCGCTGAAGCGCTCGAGGTGACCGCGGTAGCGCAGCCACGCGCCGGCCGGCGAGATCTGGTCGGTGGTGGTCCGGCCGGCGGTCTTGATCAGCACGGGGAGGTTCTGGAAGTCGCGCCCGTCCCAGGCCGGCCAGGGTTCGAGCCGCTGCAAGCGCTCACTGTCCGGCGCGATGGTGAGCGCGACGCCACGACCATCCGCGGGAGGAGCCACGTAGGCGTCGCTCGCGCCGGCGAAGCCGTCGGGCGGCACGTCCGGCGCGGGCGTGGGCGCGTCCAGCCGGAAAGCTCGACCCTCCCGATCCACGAGCGTGTCGCGGGTGGGATCGAAGGAGAGGCGACCGGCGAGCGCGAACGCCACCACCAGCTCGGGACTCGCGATGAACGCCTGGGTGCTGCGCCGCCCGTCGTTGCGCCCCCGGAAGTTGCGGTTGAAGCTGGTCACGATGCTCGATGCAGCGTCGGCGTCGCTGCCGTCCTGGCGACGCCACTGCCCGATGCAGGGCCCGCAGGCGCTGGCGAGCTCGCGGGCACCGAGGCTTCGCAACGCCTCGAGCTGGCCGTCGCGTTCGACCGTGGCCCGCGTTCGCTCCGATCCGGGCGTCACCCAGAGCGGCACCCGAGCCTGGACGCCGTGCTCCGAGGCCTGCGCGGCCACTTGCGCCGCCCGGGTCAGGTCCTGGTAGGACGAGTTGGTGCAGCTGCCGACCAGCGCCGCCGAGAGTGCGTCGACGACTTCGCTCTTCCCGGTTCGCACCTCGTCGGCGAGCTGGGAGAGGGGGCGCGCCCGATCGGGCGCGTGGGGACCGACGACGTGGGGTTCGAGTGTGGAGAGGTCGAGGTCGATGACCTCGTCGTAGTGCGCGCCGGGATCGGCCTCGACCTCGGGATCGGCGCTCAGGTCAGCGGCGTGGGCCGCCGCGAGTGTTGCAACCGCGCCGCGTCCCGTAGCCCTGAGGTAAGCGCAGATCGCGTCGTCGGCCGGGAACACGGAGGTGGTCGCGCCGACTTCCGCTCCCATGTTTGCGATCGTCGCCTTCCCGGTCGCCGCGAGGGTGCGGGTTCCAGGCCCGAGGTATTCGAGGATCGCGTGGGTGCCGCCGGCAGTGGTGAGACGTCCCGCGAGCCAGAGAATGACGTCCTTCGGAGACGCCCAGCCCGAGAGCACACCGCGCAGGACGACGCCGATTCGGCGCGGATAACGCAGTTCCCAGGGCAGACCCGCCATCGCCTCGACCGCGTCCGCCCCGCCGACGCCCACGGCGCAAGCCCCCAGCCCGCCGGCGTTCGGAGTATGCGAGTCGGTACCCAGAACGAGCGCGCCCGGAAACGCGTAGGTCTCGAGAACGACCTGGTGAATGATGCCGGCGCCCGGTGCCCAGAAACCGGCGCCATAGCGTGCCGCGGCCGAACGCAAGAAGGTGTAGACCTCGTCGTTCTCGCGACGCGACGCGGACAGGTCCGACGCGGCCCCGTCACGGGCCTGCACGAGATGGTCGCAGTGGATCGAGGTGGGGATCGCGACGCGCTCCCGCTCCAACTGGGCGAATTGGAGCATCGCCGTCTGCCCCAGGACGTCTTGCAGGACGACCCGGTCGGGCCGCAGCACGAGCCGGCTCTCGCCGGGGCAGAGCCTGCCGCGCGGCGGCTCGTGCAGGTGACCGAACAGGAGCTTGTCGGCCAGCGTGAGCGGTCGCCCCAGGTGGGCGCGGGCTTCGCCCACGCGCTCCGCCAGGCGTGCGTAGACCCCCGCCGCCTGCGCGGCGAGGCCGTCGGTCGGGTTGGCGGCTTCGTCGGATCGGGGATGGGCATCCATGGGGAGACCTTCGCCGGACCGCGCCTTCCCGTAAAATGGATTATTCTGATGAATTGATGCATTTCGATCATCAATGAGATCCGCCCGCTCGCACCCATCCAGGCCCAGCATGCACGTCGACATTCTCGGACTCGAAGCATTCCTCGCGATCGCCGAGCACGGGCGCTTCACCCCAGCGGCCCGCGCGCTGCACATCACCCAGACCGCCCTCACCCGCCGTCTCCAGCAGTTCGAGGCCGACCTCGGCGTGGCCCTGGTCGAACGCACCACACGCTCGGTCGGTCTCACTCCGGTCGGCGAGCGTTTCCTGCCGCGGGCGCGGCGCCTGCTCGGCGAGCTGCGCGCCTCGCTCGTGGAGCTCCGCGAGACGGGTCGGGCCGAGCGCGGCGACGTCGCGATCGCCTGCGTGCCCACCGTCGGCGTCCAGTACCTGCCCCGAGTGATCCAGGCCTATGCCCGCGAGTACCCCGAGAACCGGGTGCAGATCCTCGACCACGCCTCGGCCCACGTGATCGAAGCGGTGCGGCGCCGCGAGGTCGAGTTCGGCATCGCGATCGCCGGCGCACTGCCGACCGAACTCGAGAGCAAACCTCTGCTCGAAGATCGCTTCGTGCTCATCTGCCGACGCGACCACCCGCTCGCCGAGCGCAAGCGCCTGGCCTGGCGAAAGCTCACGGGTCACCCCCTCGTCTTCGTGGGCAGCGCGAGCGGCAACCGCCCGCTCCTCGAAGCCGCGCTGACCGACGCTCCGCCACGCCTCGACGTGCAGTACGAGGTGCAACGCAGCTCGACCGCAGTCGGACTGGCCGCCGCAGGTGTCGCGGCGGCCATCGTGCCGGCGCTGGCCGTCCAGGCCGGGGCCCACCCGAAGCTGCGGGTGGTTCCCCTGGTCGAACCGGTGGTCTCGCGGAGCCTCGTGCTGGTCACGCGCAAAGGCGGCGAACTCTCGCCGGCGGCGGCCGCGCTCTTCGCGCGGCTACGCCGGGGCATCTAGAGCCCGCCGGCCTCGCGCCGCAGCCCCTCGACGTAGAAGTTGCACATCACGGGAAGCGTGGCCTGCAACGAAACCGCCCGCGTCGCGCGCTCCTCGCGCGAGGGCAACGCGAACCTTCCGGAGAGTAAGCGGGCGAGCCAGCGGCTCTGCTGTTCGGCGAGCGGCCACAGCGCACACATCACCCGACAGCAGCCCAGAAAGAAGAGATCGTCGAACGAGGGATGCGCGATGCGCTGGTAGAGCGCCAGGTCGGGCGCGGGCGCCCCGAGGATGTCGTCGCCGAGAAAGGGAAAGCCGAGCTGGTAGCCCGTCCCGTAGAGCAGCACGTCGGCCTCGACCGCACTCCCATCGGAGAAGACGACCGTCTTCCCGTCGAAGCGCTCGATCCCGGGTCGCACCTCGATGCGACCGGCCTGGAGCGCGGGAATGAAGTCGAGCGACATGGTGGGGCGGTCCTCCCAAGGCTCGATCGTGGGTTCGGGCAGGCCCAGTGCGCGGGCTCCGCCGAGCTTCTCGCTCTGGGCGCGCAGCATGCCGCCGAAGAGCTTGCGCATGGCCCAGGCACCGTCTTCGGGCGAGAGCTGGCGAGCCTCCTCGGGCAAAGGGGCCGACGGGTGGAGCGACTTCGCATCGAGAGGTTCCCCGTCGATGACCTTCGGTAGCACCCAGCGCCCGGACCGAGCCGAGAGCACGACCTTGGCCGCATGGCCCGCCGGTGCCTGGGGATCCGAGAGCTCGGCGGCCACTTCCGCCGCGCTGCTGCCGAGACCCACCACCACCACCTGCTTTCCGCGACAGTCCACCGGTGCGCTGGCATCGAGATAGTCGTACACGTGGAGCTGGGCGCCGGCGAAGTTGCCGCGAGTCGCGTCGTGGGGCCGCTTCGGCGTGTGGTATTGGCCCGTGGCCACGGCGACGACATCGAACTCGCGGGTCTCGCCGTCGCCCATCTCGAGCCGCCACCCCCCGCGGTCGCGGGGCGTCGCCTGCTCCACCCGCTGCCCGAAGCGAATGTGGGGCCACAGGTCGAAGTGCTGCGCGTAGGCTTCGAAGTACGCGACCATCTGCGCGGCGCTCGGATAGACCGGTGCGTCTTCCGCGAACGGGAAATCCGAGTACGCCATGCCCCGCGTCGACGTGTTCGTCTGCAGCGAGCGATAGCCGCCGCCCGGGGCGTCCTCCACGTTCCAGATGCCACCCACGCCCTTCCCGGCTTCGAGGCATTCCACCGCCACACCGAACTCGCGCAGCGTCTTCGTCGCGGCGAGACCACAGGGCCCTGCGCCGATCACGGCCACGCGGGGGGAAGTCGTCATGGGAGGCTCTCCCGGGTGGGTTCGCGGCGAACTAGCCGGCGACGCGCCCGGTCTCGAAGGAGCCGAGATCGTCGCGATCGGCGCGCTCCCGATAGACCGAGAAGCTGTGGGGCCACTGAGTGACGATGCGCCCGGACGGGCTCCGGTAGTAGCCGTTGCAGCCCGCGTGGAGGACGTCGATGCCCCCGAGCTCCTGCTGCAGCTCGTCGTTGAATCGGTCCATCACGTCGCGCCGCACGTCGATCCAATCGGCGCCGGACTTCTCCGCCTCGGCGACGAGCCGCAGGGCGTAGGCGATCTGGAACTCGAGCATCAGGAGGATCGAGTTGCCCCCGTTCGTGTTCGGCCCGTAGAGCATGAAGAGGTTCGGAAACCCGTGGGTCGTGACCCCGAGGTACGCCTCGGGCCCGTCGGCCCAGGCCTCGCCGATCGGAACGCCGTGGCGCCCCGTCACCTCGATCCCGCTCACATAGCGCTGGGTGTGGAAGCCCGTCGCGAGCAGGATCGTATCGACGTCGCGTTCGATGCCGTCCTGGGTCACCACGCCGTGGGACGTGACCCGCTCGATCGGGACCGTGACCAGCTCGACGTTGTCGCGATTGAAGCTCTGGAGATAGTCGTTCGAGATCAGCGGGCGCTTGCAACCGAACGGATGGTCCGGCGTGAGTTTCGCGCGCAGCTCCGGATCTTCGACCACCTCAAGCGCCTGGCGCCCGATCTCTTCGGCGGCGCGAAACGGCTCGGGATTGCTGTAGGTGAGCGCCACCTCGACGATCTGATAGATCTCCTCGCGCCGCGCGGCCATCAGCTCCGGGTGGGTTCGGAACCGCTCTCGTTCGGCATCCGTGTAGGGATCGTCCTGCTTCGGGAGCACCCAGTTCGCGGTGCGCTGGAAGACATGGAGCCGTTCCACCCGGGGCGCGACCTCCGGCACGAACTGGACGGCGCTGGCCGCGCTTCCGATGACGGCGACGCGTTCCCCCGCGAAGTCGTGGTCGTGGTTCCATTCGGCGGAGTGGAAGCAGACGCCCTCGAAGGTCTCGAGGCCGGCAATGTCGGGACGTGCCATCTCGCCGAACATCCCCACGGCGCTGATCACGTACTGGGCCTCGACCGCGGCTCCGTTCTCGAGGCGCAGCTGCCAACGCGCGCGCCCCTCGTCCCACTGGGCAGCGGCCACGCCCGTCTCGAGGCGCAGGTGCGGCTCGAGCCCGTAGGCGTGGGCGGTGCGCTCGAGGTAGGCCTGGATCTCGGGCTGGGTCGCGTACGGCTTCTTCCACTCGGGGTTCGGCGCGAACGAGTAGCAGTAGAGATGCGACGCGATGTCGCAGGCCGCGCCCGGGTAGGTATTGCGGTGCCAGGTGCCGCCGACGCGCGCTGCGCGGTCGAAGATCAAGAAGTCCGTGCGACCGGACTCTCGCAGCTGAATGCCTGCGCAGAGCCCGCCCGCTCCGGCTCCGATGATTGCGAACTGCGTCCGGGTCACGTCCGACACATCCACCTCCGACTGAGCGCGGGAAGGGATAGCGCAGACGGACGCGGGCTCTCTAGCGACTCACCGAACGCGGCTTCGAGCGCCGGCGCGCCGCGGGGCGCGGCTTGCGCGCGCGCTTCGGCTTCGGGCCCCCGGCCCGCTTCGGGTCCGTGCGTCTGGACTCGTTCGCTTCCGAGCGCCCTGCCCCCTGCGTGCCCGAGCGTCCCGAGCCACTCGCCTCCGAGAGCCCGGCTCCGTTCGCGCCCGGACGCCTCGCCCGGTTCGGCTTGGATCCGGTCGACTTCGGTCGACTGGACTTCGCGCGACCCGGCTTCGAGTGTCGCCCACGGTTCGCGTGGGGGCGGCCGGAGCGCTTGCCGCGGCCGCGCTCCTCGGGCTCGGCTTCCTCGGCGCCGCCGACCACGCCGCGCACGGGGATCGACGACCCGAGCGCCCGCTCCGTGTCGCGCAGCCAGCGCCGGTCGGCGGGCGTGACGAAGGTGCAGGCCTTCCCCGAGGTTTCCGAACGGCCGGTCCGACCGATACGGTGGGTGTAGGCGTCGCTCGTGTCCGGAACGTCGAAGTTCACCACGTAGTCGATGCCCGCGACG
Encoded here:
- a CDS encoding SDR family oxidoreductase, whose protein sequence is MDAVRFDFAGCRVLVTGGTSGIGYGVASAFADAGAEVLVTGRKAAASDYDRDLSRFEYASAEMTNAASLDALVGGLDRLDVLVNNAGANLVAKDEWKPETFAEALQMHLVSGFRLAVGAKPLLAKSALEGGGSVVNCASMSAFRAVPLVPGYGAAKAGIVQMTLNLGVAWARENVRVNAVAPGLIDTNMTSVMKAKGMEAIESAELARVPMARWGVPGDVAPTFLFLASPAARFITGQTLNVDGGYSVM
- a CDS encoding VOC family protein, yielding MDAASLAAELGLPPIDQVGYVVRDLEKALQSFGPLFGPFQTMDSDLEGTNYRGRSSDVKLRMGFGRSGDLEVELIEWVSGDSPHKEALDRGGEGVHHVRFKIEDLASAQEKLESKGFSVVWSHAFPAADIAWAYLEGPAEQGGMMVELYQNPHV
- a CDS encoding NAD(P)-binding domain-containing protein, with the translated sequence MTTSPRVAVIGAGPCGLAATKTLREFGVAVECLEAGKGVGGIWNVEDAPGGGYRSLQTNTSTRGMAYSDFPFAEDAPVYPSAAQMVAYFEAYAQHFDLWPHIRFGQRVEQATPRDRGGWRLEMGDGETREFDVVAVATGQYHTPKRPHDATRGNFAGAQLHVYDYLDASAPVDCRGKQVVVVGLGSSAAEVAAELSDPQAPAGHAAKVVLSARSGRWVLPKVIDGEPLDAKSLHPSAPLPEEARQLSPEDGAWAMRKLFGGMLRAQSEKLGGARALGLPEPTIEPWEDRPTMSLDFIPALQAGRIEVRPGIERFDGKTVVFSDGSAVEADVLLYGTGYQLGFPFLGDDILGAPAPDLALYQRIAHPSFDDLFFLGCCRVMCALWPLAEQQSRWLARLLSGRFALPSREERATRAVSLQATLPVMCNFYVEGLRREAGGL
- a CDS encoding MBL fold metallo-hydrolase; the encoded protein is MSERGEPLYKSRPTGPEAARFGWCTRFNDSVSMSEGNSNTYLIETSEGNVLINTGMGFEAPVHHHNFRELAGEIDGKLRYVVTTQGHVDHVGGVQFFRDRNPGLQYVAHANNPEHQSYDRRLTRFRQARSAFRFADTFPKVFQAYAEAGYTDLNPQDTPTADVLFEDRHTLTLGGVEIVLIGQMGAETNDSLIVWLPESRLCFTGNLFGCPFGHFPNLVTIRGDRYRDALTCAEAAQTVLDLEPEAILYGHHAPVVGAELIQREVTAIRDAIQHVHDAVVKGMNQGKDLATLQQEITLPPECEVGQGYGMVSWSVRAIWENYAGWFKHASTTELYGVPQSAVFRDLLELAGADAVVERARKKASGGEREAALHLLDIVLAAEPQHAGAVALCIEVHESLLADARTFCTTGNFWLEGWLEHQLKLLRGGKFTSLAEVLK
- a CDS encoding SDR family oxidoreductase → MSVAVVTGSASGIGKAVRALLEADGMRVVGVDLRDAEVVADVSTPEGREAAVAGVREATPDGIQKLVVAAGVGGHIEQGDLVPRVNYFGALAVLDGLAESLEGQPGAAAVVVSSNSAQLGSPDEHPFVQAMLAGDEERAVKELPGGTAAAAYPMSKHAVARAVRQRAAAWGEAGVRLNAIAPGTTETPLFRGSADHPVLGKFVGDIPIPLGRPAQPEEIAQVICFLLSDAASYVHGSVMWADGGSDAVLRPGQF
- a CDS encoding aconitate hydratase, producing the protein MDAHPRSDEAANPTDGLAAQAAGVYARLAERVGEARAHLGRPLTLADKLLFGHLHEPPRGRLCPGESRLVLRPDRVVLQDVLGQTAMLQFAQLERERVAIPTSIHCDHLVQARDGAASDLSASRRENDEVYTFLRSAAARYGAGFWAPGAGIIHQVVLETYAFPGALVLGTDSHTPNAGGLGACAVGVGGADAVEAMAGLPWELRYPRRIGVVLRGVLSGWASPKDVILWLAGRLTTAGGTHAILEYLGPGTRTLAATGKATIANMGAEVGATTSVFPADDAICAYLRATGRGAVATLAAAHAADLSADPEVEADPGAHYDEVIDLDLSTLEPHVVGPHAPDRARPLSQLADEVRTGKSEVVDALSAALVGSCTNSSYQDLTRAAQVAAQASEHGVQARVPLWVTPGSERTRATVERDGQLEALRSLGARELASACGPCIGQWRRQDGSDADAASSIVTSFNRNFRGRNDGRRSTQAFIASPELVVAFALAGRLSFDPTRDTLVDREGRAFRLDAPTPAPDVPPDGFAGASDAYVAPPADGRGVALTIAPDSERLQRLEPWPAWDGRDFQNLPVLIKTAGRTTTDQISPAGAWLRYRGHLERFSENLLSGAIDAFLGTTRKGVARQARAWQAEGLRWVIVGDANYGEGSSREHAALSPRLLGCAAVIARGFARIHESNLKKQGILALTFRDPAHYDRVGRDDRIDLTGLATLGEGAPVEGRIRHADGTTTEILLEHSYTSAELVWFRAGSALNAIAAEG
- a CDS encoding LysR family transcriptional regulator, translated to MHVDILGLEAFLAIAEHGRFTPAARALHITQTALTRRLQQFEADLGVALVERTTRSVGLTPVGERFLPRARRLLGELRASLVELRETGRAERGDVAIACVPTVGVQYLPRVIQAYAREYPENRVQILDHASAHVIEAVRRREVEFGIAIAGALPTELESKPLLEDRFVLICRRDHPLAERKRLAWRKLTGHPLVFVGSASGNRPLLEAALTDAPPRLDVQYEVQRSSTAVGLAAAGVAAAIVPALAVQAGAHPKLRVVPLVEPVVSRSLVLVTRKGGELSPAAAALFARLRRGI
- a CDS encoding NAD(P)/FAD-dependent oxidoreductase translates to MTRTQFAIIGAGAGGLCAGIQLRESGRTDFLIFDRAARVGGTWHRNTYPGAACDIASHLYCYSFAPNPEWKKPYATQPEIQAYLERTAHAYGLEPHLRLETGVAAAQWDEGRARWQLRLENGAAVEAQYVISAVGMFGEMARPDIAGLETFEGVCFHSAEWNHDHDFAGERVAVIGSAASAVQFVPEVAPRVERLHVFQRTANWVLPKQDDPYTDAERERFRTHPELMAARREEIYQIVEVALTYSNPEPFRAAEEIGRQALEVVEDPELRAKLTPDHPFGCKRPLISNDYLQSFNRDNVELVTVPIERVTSHGVVTQDGIERDVDTILLATGFHTQRYVSGIEVTGRHGVPIGEAWADGPEAYLGVTTHGFPNLFMLYGPNTNGGNSILLMLEFQIAYALRLVAEAEKSGADWIDVRRDVMDRFNDELQQELGGIDVLHAGCNGYYRSPSGRIVTQWPHSFSVYRERADRDDLGSFETGRVAG